The sequence AGCTCCTCGGCGGTGCGCCGGGCCGCGGCCACGAACGGCTGCTCGCCGGGATACGGGTGGCCGCAGCAGGTGTTGGACCACACGCCGGGGGAGTGGTACTTGCTCAGCGCCCTGCGCTGGAGCAGCAGCCGGCCCTCGTCGTCGAAGAGGAAGACCGAGAACGCCCGGTGCAGCCGGCCGGGCGCGAGATGCGCCGACAGCTTCTCCGCCGTGCCGATGGTGACGCCGTTCTCGTCGACCAGTTCGAGCATGATCGGTTCTGCTACCCCGTTCGGGGACGGCACGGTGGCGGGGGAGCCGGGTCGGCCGGTGGCAGGACTGGTTGGCATTTCCATCCTTCGCGTTCGACGACAAGCCCTAAGGGCCCGTCGTTCGGATCTGTGCGGTGAAATCCGGGCACCGCTCCTTCGCCCGCGGAGATCCAAACGACAGGCCCTTAGTCTGCCTCACCGCCGCGTCTCCTCCGCGCCCGCACCGCCTCGCCGCACCGGCGCCAGGAGGCGCGCAGGTGGTCACCCG comes from Streptomyces sp. NBC_00448 and encodes:
- the idi gene encoding isopentenyl-diphosphate Delta-isomerase, with product MPTSPATGRPGSPATVPSPNGVAEPIMLELVDENGVTIGTAEKLSAHLAPGRLHRAFSVFLFDDEGRLLLQRRALSKYHSPGVWSNTCCGHPYPGEQPFVAAARRTAEELGVAPVLMREAGTVRYNHPDPASGLVEQEYNHLYVGLVRDPLRPDPEEIGETLFATPDELAKLREDGPFSAWFQTVLDAALPAVREVTGTAGW